In Treponema sp. OMZ 798, the following proteins share a genomic window:
- a CDS encoding DUF3969 family protein yields the protein MKITEITNEKYDEKMFLVIILGTLEAVINKKITINEVNSILPVGMHKKYKFNKKINDLLIECHYIEDFESLLPNELESQLHELKEQTLLLLSEYNEYSNVRWLTMGIQDGF from the coding sequence ATGAAAATAACAGAAATAACTAATGAAAAGTATGATGAGAAAATGTTTTTAGTTATTATACTAGGAACACTTGAAGCTGTCATTAACAAAAAGATAACCATAAATGAAGTTAATTCCATCCTCCCAGTGGGTATGCATAAAAAATATAAATTTAATAAGAAAATAAATGATTTGTTAATAGAGTGTCATTACATAGAAGATTTTGAATCGCTACTTCCTAATGAATTGGAATCTCAATTACATGAATTAAAAGAACAAACCTTATTGCTGTTATCCGAATATAATGAGTATTCTAATGTGCGTTGGCTAACTATGGGTATTCAAGATGGATTTTAA
- a CDS encoding IS5 family transposase, protein MKQKGLFDEEDRLRVLSKLGDSLEKLNEKINWEIFKPLLKKALTKEPKGLGGRPAYDYVLMFKIIILQKLYNISDDQTEYQINDRLSFMRFLGLELKDKVPDSKTIWLFKEKLIEARVSKKLFEKFGKELARNNLIGKEGTIIDATIVEAPIQHNSKDENEQIKNGKIPEQWQEKQNKAKLSQKDCDARWTKKHKRNYYGYKDHIKVDKKSKLILKATVTAANVHDSRELKNLIEKEDERLYADSAYIGEEIDRILKAKGIEEQICERGARGKPLSKKQKISNRKKSKIRARVEHVFGFMTNSMKGIYVRTIGLARATFSIIMMNLTYNLCRYCYLKK, encoded by the coding sequence ATGAAACAAAAAGGATTATTTGATGAAGAAGATCGTTTAAGAGTATTAAGCAAGTTAGGAGATAGTCTTGAAAAATTAAACGAAAAAATAAATTGGGAAATATTCAAACCACTATTAAAAAAAGCATTAACCAAAGAGCCAAAAGGTTTAGGCGGAAGACCTGCATACGATTATGTACTGATGTTTAAAATAATAATCTTACAAAAATTATACAACATAAGTGATGATCAAACGGAATATCAAATAAACGATCGGCTATCCTTTATGAGATTTTTAGGATTGGAATTAAAAGATAAAGTACCCGATTCAAAAACAATATGGCTTTTTAAAGAAAAACTCATTGAAGCGAGAGTATCAAAAAAGTTATTTGAAAAGTTTGGAAAAGAATTAGCTAGAAATAACTTAATAGGAAAAGAGGGAACGATAATAGATGCGACAATAGTAGAAGCTCCGATACAGCATAACAGCAAAGATGAAAATGAACAAATCAAAAACGGAAAAATTCCTGAACAATGGCAAGAAAAACAAAATAAGGCAAAATTATCGCAAAAAGACTGTGATGCGAGGTGGACAAAGAAGCATAAACGTAATTATTACGGTTATAAAGATCATATAAAAGTAGATAAAAAAAGTAAGCTTATATTGAAAGCGACGGTAACAGCAGCCAATGTTCATGATAGTAGAGAGTTAAAAAATTTGATTGAAAAAGAAGATGAAAGATTATACGCAGATAGTGCCTATATAGGAGAAGAAATAGACAGGATTTTAAAAGCGAAAGGAATAGAAGAGCAAATTTGTGAAAGAGGAGCAAGAGGGAAACCTCTTAGTAAAAAACAAAAAATCAGTAACAGAAAAAAATCAAAAATACGGGCGAGAGTAGAACATGTATTTGGCTTTATGACAAACTCAATGAAAGGTATATATGTAAGAACGATAGGATTAGCTCGTGCAACATTTTCGATAATAATGATGAACTTAACATACAACTTATGTCGATATTGCTATCTAAAGAAATAA
- a CDS encoding RHS repeat domain-containing protein — MKVKLSIYLQPNYLTRAAIAREQKQFIKIAFAVHLSAVISAERYRSDSVALKSAVLTLVYFYIIMIVHKCQQSAKRKLLLNKNNLSEVFPLTVGSGKTMAFENRHVGCKEREKINRRRIFDTLRINFFEATQQTACIFSKETIKNGNKVYSIKEYEIDTAPHARIKKEVNTIRENYNEIKTESEYEYDKYGNVTKLYDKGEVTNTNDDIIAEITYWKGGREEAYFKAHPEKIHVLHGKTGTLLRKREGAYDSRTGALTELKQYTSHGAYLVNRIEWTEDGNIKAITSPTGKRAEYKYLDGIYPIEIKEISSKGDKSYTSTIEWNTALGVKVEETDSAGNFMTYSYDNFGRVTEVRSPYDFERDKDTEKIIGPGKTPYAKYTYITPKDSFWYTVTENKISTEADDTAVMKTIVLHDGLGRISYTAKEGEVYVDGTDEQTQTGWNISSAINYDEAGRKIEEGMPFFYGGNLESDLKTVSSYQAIEQFYELNNFTTIRNGTKYEYDDIDRNILTTLPDGHKQKTEYSIDSSLQITKTTDPLENVSISKKDARGNIKEVERLDKNNSLLTKAKYEYSVLGEMLRAYNAKDNLLSVSYDLLGRRTALESKDTGKKEWIYDEKGRLQAETDSVLKNKAAEIRYEYDGLDRIIKIDYPFSQDIEYKYGAPGQNGAGQVIYKKDETGETHYKYGELNEIIKESRTINRYGAGTNPETASFEYRSDYLGRMQSMKYPDGETITYTYDKGGQLKGVSGVKTSSKGTVEYSYVDKIIYDEHAQRVYIRYGNGVETRYKYDEKRRWLDTIETKNNQTQDVFQKIKYSFDPVGNVLGYNNDASTYETKQTYSYDNLYQLISVEGTSNQYKAKKSSGTTPVSIAKYKQTFAFDGIGNMKEKLSTTNIPGSQGNSYPKAELDYNLDYEYDPAYAHRLIRAGTRYYRYDANGNITAEKDGPFTDEEEFVFTYSYFEEQDVYGADYGFGLDAPKETEQTNPQDLFAYRRNYTWNERNLLTKSSDRNYTVHYRYGDDGQRALKYTDEGRSETLYFNNFFTIHIPTQDQNNPQGLRVHKHIFVGNSRLVTAMTHTDNQGDNDEQKAKRYYYHSDHLGSAQFVTDWKGRQYEHIEYTPYGELWVEEVAAGLDKLPFRFTGKELDEETGLYYYGARYLDPKYSRWLSGDPALNDYIPKAPIDDEAKKHNENLPGMGGVFNTINLHVYHYAGNNPIKYIDPDGKTPKSYKGHL; from the coding sequence ATGAAAGTAAAACTTAGCATTTATTTACAACCCAACTATCTCACTCGGGCAGCGATTGCAAGGGAGCAAAAGCAATTTATAAAAATTGCTTTTGCTGTACATCTTTCCGCAGTAATTTCTGCGGAAAGATACCGAAGCGATAGCGTAGCCCTGAAAAGCGCGGTGCTGACACTTGTGTACTTTTACATAATTATGATAGTGCACAAGTGTCAGCAGTCCGCCAAAAGAAAGTTATTATTAAATAAAAACAACTTATCGGAGGTTTTTCCGCTTACGGTAGGAAGCGGAAAAACAATGGCTTTTGAAAATAGACATGTTGGATGCAAGGAGAGAGAAAAAATTAACCGCAGGCGTATCTTTGATACGTTGAGGATTAATTTTTTTGAAGCGACGCAGCAGACGGCGTGTATATTTTCAAAAGAAACTATAAAAAACGGAAATAAAGTATACTCAATAAAAGAATACGAGATAGACACAGCTCCCCATGCGAGAATAAAAAAAGAAGTAAACACAATACGAGAAAACTACAACGAAATAAAAACCGAAAGCGAATACGAGTACGATAAATACGGGAACGTTACAAAACTTTACGATAAGGGAGAGGTAACAAACACAAACGATGATATCATAGCAGAAATAACATATTGGAAAGGCGGAAGAGAAGAAGCGTACTTTAAAGCCCACCCCGAAAAAATACATGTCCTGCACGGAAAGACGGGAACTCTTTTGCGTAAAAGGGAGGGTGCATACGACAGCAGAACAGGAGCCTTAACGGAATTAAAACAATACACGTCGCATGGAGCATATCTTGTAAACCGCATAGAATGGACAGAGGACGGAAACATAAAGGCAATAACAAGCCCGACAGGTAAAAGAGCCGAATACAAATACCTTGACGGCATATATCCTATCGAAATAAAAGAGATAAGCTCTAAAGGAGATAAATCTTACACGAGCACAATAGAATGGAATACAGCCTTAGGGGTAAAGGTAGAAGAAACAGACAGTGCAGGAAACTTCATGACCTACAGTTACGACAACTTTGGACGGGTAACAGAGGTGAGAAGCCCCTACGACTTTGAAAGAGACAAAGACACCGAAAAAATCATCGGACCAGGAAAAACTCCTTATGCAAAATACACATACATTACTCCAAAAGATTCCTTTTGGTACACCGTAACCGAAAACAAAATAAGCACGGAAGCCGACGATACGGCGGTTATGAAAACAATAGTACTCCATGACGGTCTGGGAAGAATAAGCTACACAGCAAAAGAAGGAGAAGTGTACGTAGACGGAACCGATGAGCAAACACAAACAGGCTGGAATATTTCAAGTGCAATAAACTATGATGAAGCAGGGCGAAAGATTGAAGAAGGAATGCCCTTCTTTTACGGAGGAAACTTAGAAAGCGATTTAAAAACCGTCTCATCGTATCAGGCGATAGAACAGTTTTATGAACTAAATAATTTTACAACGATAAGAAACGGAACAAAATATGAGTATGACGATATTGACAGAAACATCTTAACTACACTTCCTGACGGACATAAACAAAAAACGGAATACTCTATAGATTCTTCTTTACAAATAACAAAAACAACCGACCCATTGGAAAACGTAAGCATAAGCAAAAAAGATGCACGGGGAAATATAAAAGAAGTAGAACGCTTAGATAAAAACAATAGCCTCCTCACAAAGGCAAAATACGAATACTCTGTATTAGGAGAAATGCTGCGAGCATACAACGCAAAGGATAACCTTTTATCGGTAAGTTATGACTTACTTGGAAGAAGAACCGCATTAGAAAGCAAAGACACCGGCAAAAAAGAATGGATTTACGATGAGAAAGGAAGGCTTCAAGCGGAAACGGATTCGGTATTAAAAAACAAAGCTGCCGAAATACGGTATGAATACGACGGACTAGACAGAATAATAAAAATAGACTATCCTTTTAGCCAAGACATAGAATATAAATACGGAGCGCCGGGACAAAATGGAGCCGGGCAAGTAATCTACAAAAAAGATGAGACGGGAGAGACACATTACAAGTACGGCGAATTAAACGAGATAATAAAAGAGAGTAGAACAATAAACCGCTACGGAGCGGGAACTAATCCTGAAACAGCCTCTTTTGAATACCGCTCGGACTACCTTGGAAGAATGCAAAGCATGAAGTACCCCGACGGAGAAACCATAACCTACACCTATGATAAAGGCGGACAGTTAAAGGGAGTGAGCGGCGTAAAAACCTCGTCAAAGGGAACGGTTGAATACTCTTACGTAGATAAAATCATTTATGACGAACACGCGCAAAGAGTTTACATACGCTACGGAAACGGAGTAGAAACAAGATACAAATACGATGAGAAGCGGCGTTGGTTAGATACAATAGAAACAAAGAATAACCAAACTCAAGACGTCTTTCAAAAAATAAAGTACTCATTCGACCCTGTAGGAAACGTCCTAGGCTATAATAATGATGCAAGTACTTATGAAACAAAACAAACATACTCTTACGATAATCTTTACCAGCTTATAAGCGTAGAGGGTACAAGTAACCAATACAAGGCTAAAAAAAGCTCTGGAACAACACCTGTAAGCATTGCAAAATATAAACAAACCTTTGCCTTTGATGGCATAGGAAACATGAAAGAAAAATTAAGCACCACAAACATACCCGGCTCTCAAGGGAACTCGTATCCCAAAGCTGAACTTGATTACAACCTCGACTACGAGTACGACCCGGCTTATGCCCATCGTTTAATAAGAGCCGGAACCCGCTATTACCGCTATGACGCAAACGGCAATATCACAGCCGAAAAAGACGGACCTTTTACAGATGAAGAAGAGTTTGTATTTACATACTCATACTTTGAAGAACAAGATGTTTATGGTGCCGACTACGGCTTCGGGCTTGACGCTCCTAAAGAAACCGAGCAAACAAACCCGCAAGACCTATTTGCCTACAGGCGTAACTACACATGGAACGAGCGTAACCTCTTAACTAAATCGAGCGACAGAAACTACACAGTCCACTACCGCTACGGAGACGATGGGCAAAGAGCGCTTAAATACACAGACGAGGGGCGAAGCGAAACGCTTTACTTTAATAACTTCTTTACAATACACATCCCCACCCAAGACCAAAACAACCCTCAAGGGTTAAGGGTGCATAAACACATCTTTGTAGGGAATTCAAGATTAGTAACCGCCATGACCCATACGGATAATCAAGGCGATAACGACGAACAAAAAGCAAAGCGTTACTACTACCACAGCGATCATTTAGGAAGCGCACAATTCGTAACAGATTGGAAAGGCAGACAATATGAGCATATTGAATACACGCCGTATGGTGAACTTTGGGTTGAGGAAGTTGCAGCAGGGTTGGATAAGTTACCGTTTAGGTTTACCGGTAAAGAACTGGATGAAGAGACAGGGCTTTACTACTATGGAGCGAGGTATCTTGATCCGAAGTATAGTAGGTGGTTGAGTGGGGATCCGGCACTAAACGACTACATACCAAAGGCTCCTATTGATGATGAAGCTAAGAAACATAACGAGAATTTGCCGGGAATGGGCGGGGTGTTTAATACCATCAATTTGCATGTGTACCATTATGCGGGGAATAATCCGATTAAGTATATTGATCCGGATGGGAAAACGCCTAAATCATATAAAGGGCACCTCTAA